CACGCCTTCTTCGTGGTCGCGGGGGCGCTCTCGGGGCTCGCGGAGGTGTGGCTCGCGCCGCTGACTGGCGCGGTGCTGGGCGGCGCGGGCCAGGTGAGCGTACTGGGCGGAAGCGGGGCGGTCTTCGCACTGGCGGGGTACCTGCTGACCAGCAACCGACTCACGGATCGCGTCGTCGGGACGATTCAGCTCAGCCCCAGGCTGCAACTGGCCGCCTTCGCGGCGATCGCAGTCGTCGTCACGCTGGCCACGGCCCGACCACAGGTCGCGCTCGTCGCGCACTTCACCGGTCTGTTGCTGGGGCTGGTGGCCGGCCGCGTCCACGTGTTGCGCCCACGGCAGAAGGGAGCCCAGCCAGAGCCAGCGTGATACTGCCGGCAGTACGAGACGGCTGCGAGTGCGGTACGAGCGGGCGTCGACTGGACCAGTCGACCATCTCCGCAGATACCGACAGCACTCGATGTGGGTCGGTGGGTTCTGCACTCGAAAGAGAGGGGTGGCGCTACTGGCTTGCCGGGTCGACGAACACGCGCTCGTCGAGGCGGGTCGTCACCCGATCGGCCAGCGTCCGGAGGTTGACGGCGTCTTCGCGGTTGTAGGAGACGAGCGTCTCCAGCGAGCCGTCCACGCCCCGCTCGTGTTCGCGCCACAGACGGACGGCGTCCTCGCCGGAGATGTCCGGACGGTCTCGCTCGATGCCGATGTCCTGCTCGATCTGTTTCAGGCCGCCGCTGAGGCCCAGTTGCTTGCAGGTGTACATCAGGTCGAGGTGGGGCAGGTCCAGATCCACGTCGAAGTTGGCTTCGAGGAAGGGCACGTCGAAGCGCTTGCCGTTGAACGTCACCAGCAGGTCGGCGTCGCCGACCGTCGCCCGCAAGCGCTCGGCGGTCAGATCGTCGCCGGCCACGAGCGTCTCGGTGTCGCCGTCCCGGTGGAAACTCACCGTCGTCACCTGATTGCGCTGCTGGTCCAGCCCGGTGGTCTCGATGTCGAAGAAGCAGGCCCGATCGGCGAAGGTCTCGTAGACGCGCCACTGTTCGCCAGAGGGGAACTGCTCGTCGAAGTACGCCACGTCGTCGTCCGCGAGCCGACGGCGGCCTTCGTCGATAAACGTCTCGATCCGGTCGGCCGTCGTCGGCCCGACCGGGTCCGGTTC
Above is a genomic segment from Halomicrobium sp. LC1Hm containing:
- a CDS encoding rhomboid family intramembrane serine protease, whose product is MRRRLLGSPTVMTLAAFLAVFLCQELVSLVAGRVAMQSLFVLTTPVTHNPWTVVTSVYAHSGVSHLIANAVALAVVGILLERQTTPARFHAFFVVAGALSGLAEVWLAPLTGAVLGGAGQVSVLGGSGAVFALAGYLLTSNRLTDRVVGTIQLSPRLQLAAFAAIAVVVTLATARPQVALVAHFTGLLLGLVAGRVHVLRPRQKGAQPEPA
- a CDS encoding ribonuclease H-like domain-containing protein; amino-acid sequence: MRVENSFIGVRGVGEQTERTLWEAGITHWDAFEPDPVGPTTADRIETFIDEGRRRLADDDVAYFDEQFPSGEQWRVYETFADRACFFDIETTGLDQQRNQVTTVSFHRDGDTETLVAGDDLTAERLRATVGDADLLVTFNGKRFDVPFLEANFDVDLDLPHLDLMYTCKQLGLSGGLKQIEQDIGIERDRPDISGEDAVRLWREHERGVDGSLETLVSYNREDAVNLRTLADRVTTRLDERVFVDPASQ